A segment of the Anaerolineales bacterium genome:
GCGGCGGCGTGAAGTTGCGGCTGATCGGATTGCTCCCGGGGTTCGATCCGTTCGGGAAGGCCGCCGTTCCGCGCTTGGGCGATAATCCGGACCGAAGAGTTCCTTATTCCCCGTTAAGGAGGACGATTCCATGTCAACGCTCAAAATCGGCATAGATTGGATGGACAAGCTTCTGCCGGAAGGCTTGCCCCTCCGCACATCCACGATCCTCAGCGGAGCCGGTGGCAGCGGCAAGCCGCTGATCGGGGATCATTTCGTGGCGTCTTGGATGAGGGCCGGAGGCAGCGTGGTTTTTCTTTCCCTGCAGTATCCCAGCGTTGAATTCCTCGACGAAAGCTTGAAAATCATCACCGGCTTGGATTTGGGGGAGCATCGCCGGCGGATGGTCTTCCTGTCCCTGGATGTCTCTCTGGAGGGGATGCTGGAGCCGGAGGAGAACGTCATCAAGGTCAACCTGGTCAAACCCGGAATCCTGAATGACGCTCTGGAAAAGGCCTTCGGCATGATTCCCGGGGACGGGCCCGGCATTTTGGTCTTCGGGTCGGCCATCAATCTGTTGCTGTTCTCCCCCACCTACGGCGAGGCCCTCCTTGAAGAGATGGTGTCGCTACTCCGGGACGACAAGCGGAGGACCTACATCTTTTCCGTGAGCAACAACGTCAAACCCAAGGAAATCGCCCGGCTGGAATCCGCGGCCGACAACCTGATCATGGCCCGGAGCGAAAACAATCCGATCCGTCTCTACATGACCGTCCGGAGGATGAAGGGCGTGCCCTTCTTGAAGGAAGAAATCCAGGTGCCGATCCCTCCGCCGTCGCTCGAATACATGAAGCAAATCGCGGACCATAACCGGAAGCGGATCGTCCCTCAGGTTTCCAAAATCTAATCCCCCGCTTGCGCATCGCGGCGCAGCGCAAACCCGGAGTGCCGAACGGCCCGCCCGGGGGAACTCCGCGCCCTCGCCTTCCCGGTCCGCACGGCAAACGTAGAATCGGCTCCCGCGCATCCGCCGGGTTTTGCATGGGCGGCGGGAGGCGGTCTTCGTAGGCGCCCGCCCCGCGCGGATGGGGATCGTCCGCCGGATCTGCCGGGCGGGCGCCCGCAAGGTCATCCGCCGCAGGCCGGAGTTTGTCGTCGCTAAGGATTCCAGGCTGTTTAGCAAACCGCCGTTCCCAAAGACGGCACCGTCCGAAATCACGACGGGCCTGGATTTGGAATCGCCGCGCTTGGAAGGTGCGCTATTTCCGGCGCGAGGAGTGCCGACCGGGTTATGGTCCGTGGGGGGTTGCACTATTGTGGAAGACCAAGAGGAGGAACAATCGTTTTACCGGTTCGCTTTCCAACGGGTCGCGGGGTCGATCCGGAGTGAGCGGGGTGTTCGGTTTCTCCCATTGCTACTGGTCCATCTTATGGGGAAAAGTATCGTTGTCTGGGATAGATTGCGATGCCGCCGATCGAAAAAAGTCCGGAAAAGCCTTCGGATGGAACGGCGGATAAGAATTAAAATTTCTTTCGGCCTATGCGCCGGAGAATAATTCCGTTCACTATCTACGCCGGGAGTGGAGGAGTAACGCTATCGCGGATCGTTGCGTCGAGGAGCTCCGCCGGTTCCCTTGGGAAGCGCGACGTACCTTGCGCAAGCTTCGCCGAAGAAGGCCGTTGCTTCAGCCTTTTGGCGACATCCGGCATGGGTGTGGTCGGCGATCCGTATTGTGCACAGATGCGGCGAAGCGCGCGCCTTTCCTCCGCCGGCGGCGTATTCGGCGGAGCGGGCCGGCGGAAGACGGGCGGGAAGCGGGTCCTCCCGCCGGCGGACTTCGGAGCCCTTTGCGGGTTCTGCAGAACCGGGGCGGGTTTCAGCGCGGGTCTATTTTTTCCGGATGACCTCCAGCGCGGCGATGGTTCCATCGCCGACGGCCGTGGTGATCTGGCGGTATTTTTTATCCCGCACATCCCCGGCCGCATACACGCCTTCGAGATTGGTTTCCATTTTTTCGTTCGTGATGATGTACCCCTGTTCGGTGAATTGCAGCGGGGTGCCTTTTAAAAATTCCACATTGGGCGTCATTCCGACAAAAATAAAGACGCCGTCGCGCTCCACCGTGACCAATTCCTTCGTTTTGAGATTCTCCGCCGTCACCAGCATTTTCTCTCCCCGTTTTTCAAACCCGCGGGGTTCATGCGACCATAAAAAGGAAACCTTGGGGTTGCTCATCACTTTTTCCGCGGTGATCTTTTCCGCCTGCAGGATGTCGAACTGGTGGATGACGGTGATGGATCGGACAAGCTGTACCAGCAACAGCGATTCCTCCATGGCGCTGTTGCCCCCTCCCACCACAACGATATCCTTGTCTTTATAAAACTCCCCGTCGCAGGTCGCGCAGTACGAGATGCCGTCGCCCTTGTGCTCCTGTTCGCCCGGCACCTGCAAAAGGCGGGGAGAGGAACCGGTGGCGAGGATCACATTTTTCGCCGTGTAGGCCTCGTCGTCTATGGAGACTTGTTTCTCCTCTCCCGTCAATCGGATGGCGGTGAGGTTGGCGGCCAGCTTGAACGTGGCGCCGTATTTTTCCGCCTGTTGGCGCATGTTTCGCGCCAATTCGTAACCGGCAACGGGTTCAACAAAACCCGGATAATTGGCGACCTGGTGCGTGATCTTCACCTGGCCGCCCGCGGAGGCTTCATCGACCACCAACGTGGATACGGAGGCGCGCGAGGAATAGATGGCGGCCGCCAGGCCAGCCGGTCCGGCGCCGATGATGATGAGATCGAAAGCATGCGGGTCTTGGCTCATCCAGATCCTTTCCTTAAGGCGAATTTGCGCGGATCCGATCCGGCCCGACAGGTTGCCATGGAGCCGTCGGATGTACGGCGCGGGAGCTACGCAAAGACCTCTTCGATGACGTCTTTGATTTGGTTCGCCGATTGAAGGCTGGTGGTGGCTTTGACCACTTTGCCGTTGCGGTAATAGATGGTAAACGGCAGCCCGTTAAATTTCCGGCACTCCGGGAGATTCCGGATGACGGAGGCGTCGGGGATGTCGAAATCCATATCCCGGAATTGAATCTCCGGATATTTCTCTTGAAAGACCTCGAAAATGTCGTAGACGGGAATGCACATCGGCCCCATTCTGCCGCAGCAGACGGCGACTTTTTCGTTGCTGGTGATCAACCCCTGCAATTCCTCTTTGCTGTTGACATGTTTCAGATTGGTTTGAAGCATTTTGGGCATCTCCTATGGTTTTGGATGTGTTCTGTCCGGCTGTGGGACTCCATCCGCAACGGTGCGGCGCGGCGCCCCGTTCGGAAAGATGCGCGGGGGATTCCCGCGCGCTCTCGGTTGCATCTGTTTTACCCCTGC
Coding sequences within it:
- a CDS encoding FAD-dependent oxidoreductase, giving the protein MSQDPHAFDLIIIGAGPAGLAAAIYSSRASVSTLVVDEASAGGQVKITHQVANYPGFVEPVAGYELARNMRQQAEKYGATFKLAANLTAIRLTGEEKQVSIDDEAYTAKNVILATGSSPRLLQVPGEQEHKGDGISYCATCDGEFYKDKDIVVVGGGNSAMEESLLLVQLVRSITVIHQFDILQAEKITAEKVMSNPKVSFLWSHEPRGFEKRGEKMLVTAENLKTKELVTVERDGVFIFVGMTPNVEFLKGTPLQFTEQGYIITNEKMETNLEGVYAAGDVRDKKYRQITTAVGDGTIAALEVIRKK
- a CDS encoding thioredoxin family protein; the protein is MLQTNLKHVNSKEELQGLITSNEKVAVCCGRMGPMCIPVYDIFEVFQEKYPEIQFRDMDFDIPDASVIRNLPECRKFNGLPFTIYYRNGKVVKATTSLQSANQIKDVIEEVFA